A stretch of the Onychomys torridus chromosome 23, mOncTor1.1, whole genome shotgun sequence genome encodes the following:
- the Flacc1 gene encoding flagellum-associated coiled-coil domain-containing protein 1: MYHPNPLIYCTCWDPWNLGPRKLIKTPHPLPKTSSGKFKQTLPTPVSREHNYLQSQPIKPVVSPKDKAQTGKPGESSKLPPTQEVIDVSPGYKLVRNREQISVTLGDEIFSRKKHSESDILSKIKFSRTDIISDLEEQISELTAIIEQMNRDHQSAQKQLSQEMDDRCAEMKQKFENENSDLKKAHKVELEKLESSYKEALKVEKAQAQEKLEEMGKEYKYLKNMFHMYQDSIYDEMEDRWSKRKAEWEKDEKLEREKILLQQKHKMTKKFELESEEEKKKMNDSFSALFENFSREKEELMTQLDDANLQIQELRKSKEILEAELRAQALVLETLNTNLYHCQLELQREKTVVGNLEKLAQTKLVEAEEKYKYTIQLLTEENTILRQKIKNEDNYEARSEKSASATPSVYESDFPEPSSNRK; the protein is encoded by the exons ATGTATCATCCCAACCCTCTCATCTACTGCACCTGCTGGGACCCCTGGAACTTGGGACCACGGAAGCTAATCAAGACCCCTCATCCACTTCCGAAGACCTCCTCGGGGAAGTTTAA GCAAACTCTTCCTACACCAGTTTCAAGAGAACACAACTACCTCCAGTCCCAACCGATAAAACCTGTTGTTTCCCCAAA AGACAAAGCCCAGACAGGGAAGCCGGGGGAGAGCAGCAAACTTCCTCCT ACCCAGGAAGTGATTGACGTGTCACCTGGCTACAAACTTGTTCGAAATCGAGAACAGATTTCGGTCACCTTGGGAGATGAGATATTCAGTAGGAAAAAACACTCTGAATCGGACATCTTGAGCAAAATCAAGTTTTCCAG GACTGATATCATTTCGGACCTTGAggagcagatctctgagttgacaGCAATAATAGAACAAATGAACAGAGACCACCAGTCTGCCCAGAAACAA CTCTCCCAGGAGATGGATGACCGCTGCGCTGAAATGAAGCAGAAGTTTGAAAATGAGAACAG CGATCTCAAAAAGGCTCACAAAGTGGAGCTTGAGAAGTTAGAGAGCAGCTACAAAGAAGCGTTGAAGGTGGAGAAGGCACAAGCCCAAGAGAAACTAG AGGAGATGGGCAAGGAATATAAGTATCTGAAGAATATGTTTCACATGTATCAG GACAGCATTTACGATGAAATGGAAGATAGGTGGTCAAAGCGGAAGGCAGAATGGGAGAAGGATGAGAAGCTGGAGCGGGAAAAGATCCTGTTACAACAGA aACATAAGATGACAAAGAAGTTTGAGTTAGAGtcggaagaagagaagaagaaaatgaatgactCCTTCAGCGCCCTCTTTGAGAACTTCAGTCGTGAGAAAGAG gaGCTCATGACACAACTCGATGATGCTAACTTGCAAATACAGGAGCTGAGAAAATCCAAGGAG ATCCTGGAGGCTGAGTTGCGGGCACAAGCTCTCGTTCTGGAGACACTTAACACCAACCTTTACCACTGCCAGCTGGAGCTCCAGAGAGAG AAAACTGTAGTGGGAAATCTGGAGAAACTGGCGCAGACGAAGCTGGTTGAAGCTGAAGAAAAGTATAAGTACACCATACAGCTCCTGACCGAAGAAAACACCATCCTCAG GCAGAAGATCAAGAACGAGGACAATTATGAAGCAAGATCGGAAAAGTCGGCCTCTGCTACTCCTAGTGTGTATGAGTCTGACTTTCCTGAACCCAGCAGCAACAGGAAGTAA